The DNA segment GCGCACCTACTGGCGGACCGTCCTCGGCATCTCGCTGAGCGTGGCCGTGCTCGTGCAGGTCGCCCTCGTCGTCGTACAGGGCACGGTGCTGAACGACACCGCCGAATCCACCGCCCTCAACGACCGGACGGCCTCGCTCAGCGAGCTCGCCCATGCCATGCGGGGGGTCCTGGTCAGTTCGGGCGTGGTGCTGCTCGTCAGCCTCCTCGGCACGATCATCGCGACGGCCCTGCTGACGACCGTGACCAGCCGGGCCGTGCTGGGCAGGCCGGTGACCATCGCGGAGGCCTGGCGTGACGCCCGGCCCCAGGTGCCCAGGCTGTTCGCGTCTCACGTTCCTGCTGCCGCTCATCGTCATGGCGATCGTCGCCGTCGGGATGCTGCCCGGGTGCTGATCGCGGTGGCGACCGACGCCGACGCGGGCCTGCCGGTCGCCGTGCTCGGCGGGCTGGTCGCGGGGGTCGTGGCGCTGTGGCTGGCGATCCGCTTCGCGCTCGCGTCTTCACGGCACGCTGATGCTGGAGCGGCCAGAGGCGATGTTCAAGTCCCTGAGCCGCTCCGCCAAGGCTGGTCAAGGGCTCCTGTGTGCGCGTCCTCGGCATCCAGCATGCTTGCCGCCGTCATTCTCACAATATCTGGTCGTACGATCAGTCCTTGATCCCGTTCACACCTCGTCGCCGAGGCGGTCGGCGGCGGCGGGGACTCCGGGGGACTCCTGGGCGGCACCGCCGGCGCCCACGGCTGGACGTACCTGATCATCAGCGGCGTCGGCTCGATCGTCGCTCCATGCTCACCTTACCCGATCACCGCGGGCGTCGCCGTCCTGCTCTACATCGATTCAGCGCATCCGCCGCGAAAGCGCTCGACCTGGAGCTCGGCCGCGCCGCCGGCCTCCAGGGCCCCGGATCCGACGCGCCCGGCCCGGGCCCCGGAGGCTGAGTCCGTGGACACCGCGGGGAGACCACGGCGCGGCCGTCCGCGCTGCCGTGCCCGGACGACGCGACGGCAGCGGGCCGCCCGCGGACCATGGCAGAGGCCGGAGCCCCGGTGCTCACCGGAGCAACGGTCAGGGGGCCGGCCTCCGCCGGAAGGCCCGCGTCCGCTGGGAGCGCCGCTTTCGCTGGGAGCGCCGCGTCCTTCGGAAGGGGCGCTCCCAGCGGAAGGGTCGCGACCAGCCGAAGCCCCTCGTCCAGCGGAAGCGCCTCATCCGGCCGGAGACCCACATGCGGCTGAGGCCGGCATCGCGCCGGCGGCCGGCATCCGGTTGGCTGCTGACATCGCGCCGGTGGCTGACGCCCGCTCTCCTGCCGTCAGCCGTACTGCTGCCGCGTGCCTCCGACGACCCCCCGGTGACCATCTCGCGTGACCCCGCCAAGGAGGCGGCCAGGCGGGAGCTGTCGAAGCGGATGTACCACGAGAACGACCCGGGCCTGCTGCACCGCCTGCTGAACCGCTTTCTGAGCTGGGTCCACCACCTCTTCAACGCGGCCTCGGGCGTCACTCCGGGGGGCGGGCTCGGGCTCTTCGTGGTCGTACTCCTCGTGCTGGCCCTTGCCTTGGCGCTCTGGTGGCGCCTGGGCACCCCTCGCCGGGCGCCGGCGTCCGCGGCACCGCTCTTCCACGACCGGCCGCGCAGCGCGGCGGAGCACCGCGCAACCGCCGAGGCACACGCGGCCCAAGGGCACTGGAACCAGGCCGTGCAGGAGCGGATGCGCGCCGTCGTGCGCGCCCTGGAAGAGCGTGCGCTGCTCGAACCGCGGCCCGGACGCACCGCCGACGAGGCGGCGGCGGAGGCAGCCCTGGCCCTCCCCACCCACGAGGACCGGCTGCGCGCCGCCGCACGGGACTTCGACGACGTCGCATACGGCGGCCGCAGCAGTGACGAGCCCGCGTACCGGCGCATGTCCGCGCTCGACGAGGACCTGGCCCGCGCCCGCCCCGCGCTCACCGGCGCCGGCGCGAGCAGCAACACCAGCAGCCACAGCACCACGAACCACTCCAGCACTTCCGCGCGGAGGACGCCCGAATGACCGGCACCTCCCCCGACCCGCAGCGAATGGC comes from the Streptomyces sp. TS71-3 genome and includes:
- a CDS encoding DUF4129 domain-containing protein; the protein is MRLRPASRRRPASGWLLTSRRWLTPALLPSAVLLPRASDDPPVTISRDPAKEAARRELSKRMYHENDPGLLHRLLNRFLSWVHHLFNAASGVTPGGGLGLFVVVLLVLALALALWWRLGTPRRAPASAAPLFHDRPRSAAEHRATAEAHAAQGHWNQAVQERMRAVVRALEERALLEPRPGRTADEAAAEAALALPTHEDRLRAAARDFDDVAYGGRSSDEPAYRRMSALDEDLARARPALTGAGASSNTSSHSTTNHSSTSARRTPE